Genomic DNA from Lactuca sativa cultivar Salinas chromosome 8, Lsat_Salinas_v11, whole genome shotgun sequence:
ACCAATTATCCAAAAGCAAGTTTCACAAAACAATAGGTAATACATTGTAACATTCATAAACACAAAACACAACATAAAAACTACTTAATTAATCAAATTCAGACACTCCCAATAAGGCATAACTCGTATCTTCTTCCATTCCGCTTAGAGATGTATACTCTGACCCTCTCACATGAACACTAAAACAAGctgcaaaaataaaaaaaaaaaacaatacaaaAATTCACACACTACATAAACACACATTACAAAGTTTttagatatataaaaaaaacataccaTTTTCTATTTTCATTACACTCTGAAGCATCACATCCATCTTACTTTTCATATCCCAACTCTCATCCATTTTTGGAGCCAAAAGCGTAAGTTCTCTATAGATTTCACGAACAAATCTACATATCTTTTCAGCATATTCAATTTCCCCATCTGATATTCTCCCAATTGCTAACCTCATCAATTCCCCAGTCAAATCTGCCAGCTAGACCAAAAAAAACATCATGTCAGAATTTACATAAAGATATCAATGTCACTGAGAGGGGCAAAAAGGTAATTTTAACATACCCCCAAGATATAGTCAAGGATGTTGATTTGCAAGGGTTCAAGAGAAGGGTCACTTAGTGGTAACAACAAGGAGTTAATTTCTTCAAGATTCAATAGAGTGCCACTAGTGCAGAATTTACACAATGTTGCAGCTTCGACATATTCTTGAACCTGAAAAGGTGGagggtttattatttaaaataagtaaTTTTGTAATTTTATTAATGGGAATTTTGTGAAATGTGGATAAAGAGGTAACCCCAGGAGAATATGCGCGTCTTAGTTTCCAGAAATCAGTTCCTTGTAATTCGTTTACTAATCGGGCTATATACTGATCTTTCACAGCTGAAAGATCTTTTTCGGCTTTCTGTAACACCTCGTCTTTGTTGTTTTTACTGATTCTGTTGAAGAAGGGTTGGAGTAAAATGAGTTAAATAACTTAAAATTACATAAATCAAGGTTTATAGGAACTAAGAATGGTTAAAGTTTGAAGAAACCATGGATGGAAATTCACCTGTGCACTTGAAAGATCACTTTTTTGCTATTAATGGTTATATCACGGCTTGCTTTCACCACCCTTTCCCTCTTGTCATTCTGCAATAAGTAATTATCGCGAATTCATTTGGGGAAAATCTCGATATGGCAATCATAACAAGTTTGCAATCACAAACGTACTAAAACGGTTTAGTGGGAATCGGGATGCCATTAGGTAAAATCATCAGAAGTAGATTCATGATAATTTATAGAGGTATACATAAGAAGCGAGAAATGTGCGAGTGTTGGGAATAAAGAAATCGAGAATACTAACGAATTGATTGAGGTATTCAGCGTATCTTGAGAAAGAGTCTTTCATGGATGACGATGTTGGGGCTGATTCCGTTGCGATTGATCTAGGTTTTTTAACAGCGCCTTGCATTGTTGAATCTGCAACTGCATTGAAAATGTTAACATAAATGTAAGCGAGTGTAAGTATTGTTTTCGAAATTCGAATTATAAATGGAGAACTCCACCCAaaacagaaattagggttttttgcaGGTGAAAAGTTAGGGTTTAAGGAATTACGTTGACGGATGCGGTGAGATTTGGGAGCCATGAGAAAGAGCTGCCTGTGTAAATGTAACGACGCCCACGAGTACAACATCTGCCGACTGGCGCTACCAAAAACGATTTCCATCTCTTCGAATATAACATTTTTTCGtacttattttatttttctaattattaTCTTTCTCAAGGATTGTAATTCTTGATTAATTAAGTTCACATGACTTAGATTTTATTTTGGCTACggatgagcatcggaaccggGTATTCGCCTTTGGAACCGAAACCATCTTAGAACCGCCGGTTCCGAAACCGGGACCGCTGGGTACCGTCGgaaccgtatatatatatatatatatatatatatatgtttaggttattttgtttaaaGTAACTATTGTATTATTGTATTCATAAATATGGGCCaatcaaatttacttattttaagaaagtgattaatatatactactattgaattaaatataattgaaaaaatcatcttaatt
This window encodes:
- the LOC111904369 gene encoding uncharacterized protein LOC111904369, which gives rise to MEIVFGSASRQMLYSWASLHLHRQLFLMAPKSHRIRQLADSTMQGAVKKPRSIATESAPTSSSMKDSFSRYAEYLNQFNDKRERVVKASRDITINSKKVIFQVHRISKNNKDEVLQKAEKDLSAVKDQYIARLVNELQGTDFWKLRRAYSPGVQEYVEAATLCKFCTSGTLLNLEEINSLLLPLSDPSLEPLQINILDYILGLADLTGELMRLAIGRISDGEIEYAEKICRFVREIYRELTLLAPKMDESWDMKSKMDVMLQSVMKIENACFSVHVRGSEYTSLSGMEEDTSYALLGVSEFD